Proteins co-encoded in one Deltaproteobacteria bacterium genomic window:
- the lysA gene encoding diaminopimelate decarboxylase, with translation MHFFKYRGRKLYAEGVAVEKIAQEVGTPVFVYSKKTLRRHYRAFDRAFAKVPHMVCYSVKANSNLAVLKTLADDGSGFDIVSAGELYRALRAGADPARIVFSGVGKRDDELEYAIKKRILMFNVESPQELRTLDRVAARVGRRAGVAIRVNPDVDPKTHPYISTGLKKNKFGIPADRALREYAYAKSNLKNLDLIGVDCHIGSQITELSPFIDALGRTKELIGRLRAEGIDIKYLDMGGGLGITYKDEDPPHPSRYGEAVIEETAGLDVTLIFEPGRVIVGNAGILVTRVVYVKEGEERNFVIVDAAMNDLPRPSLYGSYHAIKAVRKGEGEMTADVVGPICESGDFLARDREIAAVEAGDLLAVMSAGAYAFSMSSNYNSRPRAAEVMVDGRGFRVVRRRETLRELVKGESL, from the coding sequence GTGCATTTCTTCAAATACAGGGGCAGGAAACTCTACGCCGAGGGCGTGGCCGTGGAGAAGATCGCGCAAGAGGTGGGCACGCCGGTCTTCGTCTACAGCAAAAAGACGCTGCGCCGCCACTACAGGGCGTTCGACCGGGCCTTCGCAAAGGTCCCCCACATGGTCTGCTACTCGGTCAAGGCCAACTCGAACCTCGCCGTGCTCAAGACCCTCGCCGACGACGGCAGCGGCTTCGACATCGTCTCGGCCGGAGAGCTCTACAGGGCGCTCCGGGCGGGGGCCGACCCGGCAAGGATCGTATTCTCCGGCGTGGGCAAGCGCGACGACGAGCTCGAATACGCCATCAAGAAACGCATACTCATGTTCAACGTCGAGAGCCCGCAGGAGCTTCGCACCCTCGACCGCGTGGCCGCAAGGGTGGGACGCAGGGCCGGTGTGGCCATAAGGGTGAACCCCGACGTGGACCCCAAGACCCACCCCTACATATCGACGGGCCTCAAGAAAAACAAGTTCGGCATACCGGCGGACCGGGCCCTCAGGGAGTACGCTTACGCCAAGAGCAACCTGAAGAACCTCGATCTCATTGGCGTGGACTGTCACATAGGCTCGCAGATAACCGAGCTCTCGCCCTTCATCGACGCCCTCGGCAGGACCAAGGAGCTCATCGGGAGGCTGAGGGCCGAGGGCATCGACATAAAATACCTTGATATGGGGGGAGGACTGGGTATAACCTATAAGGACGAGGACCCGCCGCATCCCTCCAGGTACGGCGAGGCCGTCATCGAAGAGACCGCGGGACTGGACGTGACGCTCATCTTCGAGCCCGGCCGCGTAATCGTCGGCAACGCCGGCATACTGGTTACCCGCGTCGTATACGTCAAGGAGGGAGAGGAGAGGAACTTCGTCATCGTCGACGCCGCCATGAACGACCTGCCGCGCCCTTCCCTCTACGGATCGTACCATGCCATAAAGGCGGTCAGGAAGGGGGAGGGCGAGATGACGGCCGACGTGGTGGGCCCCATATGCGAGAGCGGGGACTTTCTGGCCCGCGACCGCGAGATCGCCGCGGTGGAGGCTGGGGACCTGCTGGCCGTGATGAGCGCCGGGGCTTACGCCTTCTCCATGTCGAGCAACTACAACTCGCGGCCCAGGGCGGCGGAGGTCATGGTCGACGGCCGCGGCTTCCGCGTCGTAAGAAGGCGCGAGACCCTGCGCGAGCTCGTAAAGGGAGAGTCGCTCTGA
- a CDS encoding diaminopimelate epimerase, which produces MKLKFTKMHGLGNDFIVVDRRGAPLPGAARLVRKLADRRFGIGFDQAIILKESRRADFRMDIYNADGSRVEMCGNGIRCLARYIWDRRLSRKKALEIETPAGIIRPEQAGRLVRVDMGEPVFDGLSIPTTVDAGRIIDLPLEVGSHEGALSVTCVSMGNPHCVVFVDDVEAFPVARYGPILETHDIFPKRTNVEFVEVKSGRRLRMRVWERGSGQTLACGTGACASAVAARIKGLTGGKVTVELDGGSLDIEYATEGRVYMTGPADEVFRGEVDTAAVKTRPRH; this is translated from the coding sequence ATGAAGCTCAAATTCACCAAGATGCACGGCCTGGGCAACGACTTCATCGTCGTCGACCGCCGCGGGGCCCCTCTGCCCGGCGCGGCGCGGCTCGTGAGAAAACTCGCCGACAGGAGGTTCGGCATCGGCTTCGATCAGGCCATAATCCTGAAGGAATCCAGGCGCGCCGACTTCAGGATGGACATATACAACGCCGACGGCTCGCGCGTGGAGATGTGCGGCAACGGCATAAGGTGTCTGGCCCGCTACATATGGGACCGCAGGCTCTCGCGCAAAAAGGCGCTCGAGATCGAGACGCCGGCCGGCATCATAAGGCCCGAGCAGGCGGGCAGGCTCGTGCGCGTAGACATGGGAGAGCCCGTCTTCGACGGCCTCTCCATACCGACGACCGTCGACGCCGGGCGCATAATCGATCTGCCCCTGGAAGTGGGCTCCCACGAGGGGGCGCTTTCCGTGACGTGCGTATCCATGGGCAACCCCCACTGCGTGGTCTTCGTCGACGACGTCGAGGCCTTCCCCGTGGCCCGCTACGGTCCCATCCTCGAGACCCACGACATCTTCCCCAAGAGGACCAACGTGGAGTTCGTCGAGGTGAAGAGCGGAAGACGCCTCAGAATGCGGGTGTGGGAGAGGGGAAGCGGCCAGACGCTGGCCTGCGGCACCGGCGCCTGCGCAAGCGCCGTGGCTGCCCGCATCAAGGGGCTGACCGGGGGGAAGGTGACCGTCGAGCTCGACGGCGGCTCACTTGACATAGAGTACGCGACAGAGGGCCGCGTCTACATGACCGGCCCGGCCGACGAGGTCTTCAGAGGCGAGGTCGATACGGCCGCCGTGAAGACCCGCCCGAGACACTGA
- a CDS encoding 4-hydroxy-tetrahydrodipicolinate synthase: MRLTGSFTALVTPFKDGGVDEEALRRLVDFQIENGTSGLVPCGTTGESATLSHDEHDRVIDIVIEAAGGRVPVIAGTGSNSTAETVRLTRHAAEAGADAALLITPYYNKPTQRGLYEHYRSVAGEVSIPLILYNVPGRTGVNMTAETVARLSEIDNIIGIKEATADMAQVSDVIEYSREGFIVLSGDDATTLSLLAVGGHGAVSVTSNVAPREMADMFRAFFEGDMEGARRIHYRLQPLNRAMFMETNPIPVKTALSLMGMVEEEFRLPLTAMTGRARERLAAALRDFGIGPKE, translated from the coding sequence GTGCGACTTACCGGTTCTTTCACCGCGCTGGTGACCCCCTTCAAGGACGGCGGCGTCGACGAGGAGGCGTTGCGCAGGCTCGTCGACTTCCAGATAGAGAACGGCACGAGCGGCCTCGTGCCCTGCGGCACCACGGGAGAGTCGGCTACACTGAGCCATGACGAGCACGACCGCGTCATAGACATCGTCATCGAGGCGGCGGGCGGACGGGTGCCGGTCATAGCAGGCACCGGCTCCAACTCGACGGCCGAGACGGTGCGGCTCACGCGCCATGCGGCGGAGGCCGGGGCCGACGCGGCACTGCTCATAACGCCATACTACAACAAGCCCACACAGCGGGGGCTCTACGAGCACTACAGGAGCGTTGCCGGGGAGGTCTCCATTCCGCTCATACTCTACAACGTGCCGGGACGCACGGGGGTGAACATGACGGCCGAGACCGTGGCCCGCCTCTCGGAGATCGACAACATCATCGGCATCAAGGAGGCTACGGCCGACATGGCCCAGGTGAGCGACGTAATCGAGTACTCGCGCGAGGGCTTCATCGTGCTCTCGGGAGACGACGCCACCACGCTGTCGCTGCTTGCCGTCGGCGGGCACGGCGCCGTGTCGGTGACCTCCAACGTGGCCCCCCGCGAGATGGCCGACATGTTCAGGGCCTTCTTCGAGGGCGATATGGAAGGGGCGCGACGCATCCACTACAGGCTCCAGCCGCTCAACCGCGCCATGTTCATGGAGACCAACCCCATACCGGTGAAGACGGCGCTCTCGCTCATGGGGATGGTGGAAGAGGAGTTCCGGCTCCCGCTCACGGCCATGACCGGCCGGGCCAGGGAGCGGCTCGCCGCGGCTCTGCGGGACTTCGGCATAGGGCCGAAAGAGTGA
- a CDS encoding 4-hydroxy-tetrahydrodipicolinate reductase translates to MRVAVIGAGGRMGKALVSAIDENPRTRLTAALERRSHPLLGRDSGETAGTGKNGVKITWSVKRAALRCDVFIDFSSHESSIEHIEEIAASGRPVVIGTTGFSHHQRERIKELSFDIPIVIAPNMSVGVNLLLRLVRDAARVLSDDYDIEIVEAHHRHKKDAPSGTALRLAEVIASTLGRDLDETAVYARKGIIGERTREEIGIQSLRGGDIVGDHTVLFAGPGERIELTHRAHSRNTFATGAVKAAVWVSDKGKGLYDMQDVLELNDD, encoded by the coding sequence ATACGAGTCGCAGTCATAGGCGCCGGAGGACGCATGGGCAAGGCCCTCGTCTCCGCCATCGACGAGAACCCGCGCACCAGGCTTACGGCCGCCCTGGAGAGACGCTCCCACCCGCTGCTTGGAAGGGACTCGGGCGAGACCGCCGGAACAGGCAAAAACGGCGTGAAGATCACCTGGAGCGTCAAGCGGGCCGCCCTCAGATGCGACGTCTTCATCGACTTCTCTTCCCACGAATCCTCCATAGAGCACATCGAGGAAATAGCAGCCTCGGGCCGTCCCGTGGTCATAGGCACCACCGGCTTCTCCCACCATCAGCGCGAGCGCATAAAGGAGCTGAGCTTCGACATCCCCATCGTCATAGCGCCGAACATGAGCGTCGGCGTGAACCTGCTCCTGCGGCTCGTGCGCGACGCAGCCAGGGTCCTCTCCGACGACTACGACATAGAGATTGTGGAGGCCCACCACCGCCACAAAAAGGACGCCCCTTCGGGCACGGCCCTCAGGCTCGCCGAGGTCATAGCCTCCACGCTGGGCCGGGACCTCGACGAAACGGCCGTCTACGCGAGAAAAGGCATAATCGGCGAGCGCACCAGAGAGGAGATCGGCATACAGTCGCTTCGGGGAGGCGACATCGTCGGTGACCACACGGTGCTCTTTGCAGGTCCCGGCGAGAGGATCGAACTCACCCACAGGGCCCATTCGCGCAACACCTTCGCCACCGGCGCGGTCAAGGCCGCCGTATGGGTAAGCGACAAGGGCAAGGGGCTATACGACATGCAGGACGTCCTCGAACTGAACGACGACTGA
- a CDS encoding DsbC family protein, whose product MKKILKTAAAALLIAAAAGPMDATAFQGQGCGADCADCHTLTPEEARKLLKTDKFNAELKEIRLSPVKGLWEVEVTRGDKSILVYIDFAKKYLVEARFTPLDELGKAPQLKRLDRSRIPMDNALIMGDREAEKKIIVFDDPDCPYCKKLHYEIKKVVKKRPDIAFYILLYPLDIHPDAYKKAKAIQCRRSVEMLEEAFEGKVLPEPDCDDKVVDENIRVGRELGIQGTPALIMPDGRLIPGYLAADVLIEVIDQEPQGEGAQGGHDAKGSSPR is encoded by the coding sequence TTGAAGAAGATACTGAAGACGGCCGCAGCGGCCCTGCTGATCGCAGCGGCCGCAGGCCCCATGGACGCTACGGCCTTCCAGGGCCAGGGCTGCGGCGCAGACTGCGCGGACTGCCACACACTGACGCCCGAGGAGGCCAGAAAGCTCCTCAAGACCGACAAGTTCAACGCCGAGCTCAAGGAGATAAGGCTAAGCCCCGTGAAGGGCCTCTGGGAGGTGGAAGTCACCAGGGGCGACAAGTCCATACTCGTCTACATCGACTTCGCCAAGAAGTACCTCGTCGAGGCCCGCTTCACGCCGCTCGACGAGCTCGGAAAGGCCCCGCAGCTGAAGAGACTGGACCGGAGCCGGATTCCCATGGACAACGCCCTCATAATGGGAGACCGGGAGGCCGAAAAGAAGATCATCGTATTCGACGACCCCGACTGCCCGTACTGCAAGAAACTCCACTACGAGATCAAGAAGGTCGTAAAGAAACGGCCCGACATCGCCTTCTACATACTCCTCTACCCCCTCGACATCCACCCCGACGCATACAAGAAGGCCAAGGCCATCCAGTGCAGGCGCTCGGTCGAGATGCTCGAGGAGGCCTTCGAAGGCAAGGTGCTGCCGGAGCCCGACTGCGACGACAAGGTCGTTGACGAAAACATACGAGTGGGGCGCGAGCTCGGCATACAAGGCACGCCTGCCCTCATAATGCCAGACGGAAGGCTCATACCGGGCTACCTGGCGGCCGACGTGCTGATAGAAGTCATAGACCAGGAACCGCAGGGAGAGGGGGCGCAAGGAGGCCACGACGCGAAGGGCAGCTCACCCCGCTGA